A genomic segment from Bosea sp. OAE506 encodes:
- a CDS encoding NAD(P)/FAD-dependent oxidoreductase: MATTSCDVVILGAGHNGLVCAHRLAQAGLSVTVLERRGVVGGAAVTESFHPGFRNSTASYTVSLLRPEIIAAMELPRHGLRLVERRMANFLPLPDGRHLAAGPGRTAASVAAFSERDAQRLPAYEARLETVASVLRDLVLQAPPNLAEGGWLAALPDLIDAVRVARRLSRLDLTAKRDVMDLFTKSAGDWLDGWFESEPIKALLGFDSVVGNYASPYTPGSAYVLLHHVFGEVNGHKGAWGHAIGGMGAITQAMAKACAEAGVAIRLDSPVAEVLSETGRAVGAVTEAGDVVRARAVVSNLHPRLLFSKVDPAIVPADFTERMTRYASGSGTFRMNVALSELPRFTSLPEPGDHHTAGIIIAPSLAYMDRAHAQARLSGWSQEPIVEMLIPSALDDTLAPPGCHVASLFCQHVAPDLPEGLDWDSCRDRVADLMIETVDRHAPGFKASVVGRLALGPADLEARFGLVGGDIFHGRLTLDQLFSARPVLGHADYRMPVPGLYLCGSGAHPGGGVTGAPGHNAATAVLADRRRKRF, encoded by the coding sequence ATGGCGACGACGAGCTGCGATGTCGTGATCCTCGGCGCGGGCCATAACGGCCTCGTCTGCGCGCACCGGCTCGCCCAGGCGGGGCTGTCGGTCACCGTTCTGGAGCGGCGCGGCGTCGTCGGCGGCGCGGCCGTCACCGAGAGCTTCCATCCCGGTTTCCGCAACTCGACCGCGAGCTACACGGTCAGCCTGCTGCGGCCCGAGATCATCGCGGCGATGGAATTGCCGCGCCACGGCCTGCGGCTCGTCGAGCGGCGCATGGCCAACTTCCTGCCGCTGCCGGACGGGCGCCATCTCGCGGCCGGTCCGGGCCGGACGGCGGCCTCCGTCGCCGCGTTCTCGGAGCGCGATGCGCAGCGTCTGCCGGCCTATGAGGCGCGGCTGGAGACGGTGGCCAGCGTGCTGCGCGACCTCGTTTTGCAGGCGCCGCCCAATCTGGCTGAGGGCGGTTGGCTGGCGGCGCTGCCGGATCTGATCGATGCCGTGCGGGTGGCGCGGCGGCTGTCGCGGCTCGATCTCACCGCGAAGCGCGACGTGATGGACCTCTTCACCAAATCGGCGGGGGACTGGCTCGATGGCTGGTTCGAGAGCGAGCCGATCAAGGCGCTGCTCGGCTTCGATTCCGTCGTCGGCAACTATGCCAGCCCCTACACGCCGGGCTCTGCCTATGTGCTGCTGCACCATGTCTTCGGCGAGGTGAACGGCCACAAGGGCGCCTGGGGCCATGCCATCGGCGGCATGGGCGCGATCACGCAGGCCATGGCGAAGGCCTGCGCGGAAGCCGGCGTCGCCATCCGGCTCGACAGCCCCGTCGCCGAAGTGCTGAGCGAGACAGGCCGGGCGGTCGGTGCGGTGACGGAGGCCGGCGACGTGGTGCGGGCGCGCGCGGTCGTCTCGAACCTGCATCCGCGGCTGCTGTTTTCCAAGGTCGATCCGGCGATCGTGCCTGCGGATTTCACCGAGCGGATGACGCGCTACGCCTCCGGCTCGGGCACCTTCCGGATGAATGTCGCGCTGTCGGAGCTGCCGCGCTTCACCAGCCTGCCGGAACCCGGCGACCATCACACCGCCGGCATCATCATCGCGCCGAGCCTTGCCTATATGGACCGGGCCCATGCGCAGGCGCGTCTCTCAGGCTGGTCGCAGGAGCCGATCGTCGAGATGCTGATCCCGTCTGCGCTCGATGACACGCTCGCCCCGCCCGGCTGCCATGTCGCGAGCCTGTTCTGCCAGCATGTCGCGCCTGATCTTCCCGAGGGGCTCGACTGGGATTCCTGCCGCGACCGGGTCGCCGATCTGATGATCGAGACGGTCGATCGTCATGCGCCGGGCTTCAAGGCCTCGGTGGTCGGGCGGCTGGCGCTGGGCCCTGCCGATCTGGAGGCGCGTTTCGGGCTCGTCGGGGGCGACATCTTCCATGGCCGGCTGACGCTCGACCAGCTCTTCTCGGCACGCCCCGTCCTCGGCCATGCCGATTACCGCATGCCGGTGCCGGGGCTCTATCTCTGCGGCTCGGGCGCCCATCCCGGCGGCGGCGTCACCGGCGCGCCGGGGCATAATGCGGCGACGGCCGTGCTGGCCGACCGGCGGCGTAAGCGGTTCTGA